In the genome of Mycoplasmopsis pulmonis, one region contains:
- a CDS encoding IMPACT family protein gives MQLYEIKKSKFYSKVFEINSKAQVSKIIEDLKKQHKKASHICSAFVFRDDQGFLNSGYSDDKEPKGSAGLPLWNLISKHNLSNVLIVSIRYFGGVKLGKGLLMRAYLNSGKIALEAYLNN, from the coding sequence ATGCAATTATATGAAATTAAAAAATCAAAGTTTTATAGCAAAGTCTTTGAAATTAACTCTAAAGCTCAAGTTAGTAAAATCATTGAAGATTTAAAAAAACAGCACAAAAAAGCCTCACATATTTGCAGCGCTTTTGTTTTTCGTGATGATCAAGGATTTTTAAATTCAGGCTATAGTGATGACAAAGAACCTAAAGGAAGTGCGGGCTTGCCTCTTTGAAATTTAATTTCAAAGCATAATCTCTCAAATGTTCTTATTGTCTCAATAAGATACTTTGGAGGAGTTAAATTAGGAAAAGGACTTTTAATGAGAGCTTATTTAAATTCAGGCAAAATAGCTCTAGAGGCTTATTTAAATAATTAA
- the atpG gene encoding ATP synthase F1 subunit gamma, producing the protein MPSLQKTKNRIALIDNIKKITKAMELVATSKMKKTQKHFLEVNEFSQSVLDIFSKIVSQIDPQIKLYPDGQKNSTLYIVISSDIGLAGSYNSNIFKILNSNIKNEDKLILIGQKAINFFSNRQDQIIETFKALPDYVTYKIAKLISDSALNSFLNKDVNQIKVVYTKFINLINQQEKISTILPIKKNPMKSEIKENAILEFEPDVESVFHKAIPLYLASIIFGFLTESKVSELAARRTAMESASKNAIDLIGNLKIEYNQTRQAKITQEISEIVAGSVE; encoded by the coding sequence ATGCCTTCATTACAAAAAACAAAAAACAGGATTGCACTAATTGACAACATCAAAAAAATTACAAAAGCAATGGAATTAGTTGCAACTTCCAAAATGAAAAAAACTCAAAAACATTTTTTGGAAGTTAATGAATTTTCTCAAAGCGTTCTAGATATTTTCTCTAAAATTGTCTCACAAATTGACCCTCAAATAAAACTCTATCCAGATGGTCAAAAAAATTCAACTTTGTACATTGTAATTTCAAGCGACATTGGCCTAGCTGGTTCATACAATTCAAATATTTTTAAAATCTTAAACTCAAATATAAAAAATGAAGATAAACTAATTTTAATTGGTCAAAAAGCAATCAACTTTTTTTCAAATCGCCAAGATCAAATTATTGAAACTTTTAAAGCTCTTCCTGATTATGTAACTTATAAAATAGCAAAACTAATTAGTGATAGTGCTTTAAATTCATTTTTAAACAAAGATGTTAATCAAATTAAAGTTGTCTACACAAAATTTATTAATTTAATTAATCAACAAGAAAAAATTTCTACAATTTTACCAATCAAAAAAAATCCAATGAAAAGCGAGATCAAAGAAAATGCCATTTTAGAATTTGAACCCGATGTTGAAAGTGTTTTTCACAAAGCCATTCCACTTTATCTAGCCTCTATTATTTTTGGATTTTTAACTGAATCTAAAGTCTCAGAGCTAGCTGCTAGAAGAACTGCTATGGAAAGTGCTTCTAAAAACGCAATTGATTTAATTGGCAATCTAAAAATTGAATACAATCAAACTCGCCAAGCAAAAATTACTCAAGAAATTTCAGAAATTGTAGCTGGTTCAGTTGAATAA
- a CDS encoding NCS2 family permease produces the protein MIYKYIDNFFKISERNTLIKKEIIGGITTFLAMIYILSVNPSILSLADGQGGKRGFLAAIFLGTAISSFLATFLMGVFANVPLVLAPGMGINAFFTFNVANALGIGYGGALLAVFISGNLYFLIAVTNLRKYLVNSVSKNLKISISVLIGLLIGYIGLQNMGVIVSNPATLTGLGDFKNPMVIIGILVFLIMIVLYLLKIQGAVIISMIAGVIMLAITYGISKNWTLDDSSPLKGTIEGLRETFQLRTFSDFTKFSEASKEMWTSASKAFSNPLFYWSIFTFLYVDFFDTTGTLMVFDSMISKEHYYNEEFRTKWIKRANIIDGTSTIFGSLLLNSSVTTYVESAVAIKSGAKTGISSLTTSFLFLISIALWPILGPLLPIKTGPFSSIQPITGPVLIFISILILKELRHFEWKKTYDVVVLLITVLIGVLGFSISVGISFGFASYLLTYGLVDTIKYLIKRKEYQEKNIKYLDFMKNGLNLTVLAIAIISITYIILNIFYH, from the coding sequence ATGATTTATAAATACATTGATAATTTCTTTAAAATTTCAGAGAGAAATACTCTGATAAAAAAAGAAATTATCGGTGGTATTACCACTTTTTTAGCAATGATTTATATCCTCTCAGTCAACCCTTCAATTCTATCTCTAGCAGATGGACAAGGTGGCAAGAGAGGATTTTTAGCAGCTATTTTTTTAGGAACTGCGATTTCTTCATTTTTAGCAACTTTTTTAATGGGTGTTTTTGCCAACGTCCCGCTTGTTCTTGCGCCTGGAATGGGTATTAATGCCTTTTTCACTTTTAATGTAGCAAATGCACTAGGAATAGGATATGGCGGGGCTCTTCTTGCCGTTTTTATTTCCGGAAATTTATATTTTTTGATTGCAGTTACAAATTTAAGAAAATATTTGGTAAATTCAGTTTCAAAAAATTTAAAAATTAGTATCTCAGTTTTGATTGGGCTTTTAATTGGTTATATAGGTCTACAAAACATGGGAGTTATTGTCTCAAATCCAGCTACTCTTACTGGACTTGGAGATTTTAAAAATCCAATGGTTATTATTGGAATTTTAGTTTTTCTAATTATGATTGTTCTTTATCTTTTGAAAATTCAAGGAGCTGTCATAATTTCGATGATCGCTGGTGTAATAATGCTAGCCATTACTTATGGAATTAGCAAAAATTGAACTTTGGATGACTCTTCTCCATTAAAAGGAACAATTGAAGGGCTTAGAGAAACTTTTCAACTAAGAACTTTTAGTGACTTTACTAAATTTTCAGAGGCTTCAAAAGAGATGTGAACAAGTGCTTCAAAGGCTTTTTCAAATCCACTTTTTTATTGATCAATTTTTACATTTTTATATGTAGATTTCTTTGATACAACAGGAACTTTAATGGTTTTTGATTCAATGATTTCTAAAGAGCACTACTACAATGAAGAATTTAGAACAAAATGAATCAAAAGAGCTAACATCATTGATGGAACTTCAACTATTTTTGGCTCACTTTTATTAAACTCTTCAGTTACAACTTATGTTGAATCAGCTGTAGCCATTAAAAGTGGGGCCAAAACTGGTATTTCTTCTTTGACAACATCATTTTTATTTTTAATTTCAATAGCTCTTTGACCAATTTTAGGTCCACTTCTACCAATAAAAACTGGCCCTTTTAGTTCCATTCAACCTATAACAGGACCTGTGCTTATTTTTATTTCAATTTTGATTTTAAAAGAATTAAGACACTTTGAATGAAAGAAAACCTATGATGTAGTTGTTCTATTAATTACAGTTTTAATTGGAGTTTTAGGATTTTCGATTTCAGTTGGAATTTCTTTTGGATTTGCCTCTTATTTATTAACTTATGGTCTTGTAGATACAATTAAATATTTAATAAAAAGAAAAGAATACCAAGAAAAAAATATCAAATATCTTGATTTTATGAAAAATGGGCTCAATTTAACAGTTTTGGCCATAGCCATTATTTCAATTACTTACATAATTCTTAATATTTTTTATCATTAA
- the atpF gene encoding F0F1 ATP synthase subunit B, translated as MNFGANLLTNYNEELTEKFYRLFPSIPLMLATLAALVISIFFLTYFFYKPIRKNIKKRKQYIQDNIDAANKLKQQSLENLEESNKKLNEAREQASEIINSSKRDAELIVINYKMSAQKKSEEILKKAQLEIKRKEEEFLRTSREEIIDAATIIAKKILIKEIDSNYEKKIIDDISFDSEK; from the coding sequence ATGAATTTTGGAGCTAACTTACTTACAAATTACAATGAGGAATTAACAGAAAAATTTTATAGATTATTTCCATCAATTCCTTTGATGCTAGCTACTTTAGCAGCACTTGTAATTTCAATTTTCTTTTTAACTTATTTTTTTTATAAACCTATTAGAAAAAATATTAAAAAAAGAAAACAATACATTCAAGATAACATTGATGCAGCTAACAAGCTAAAACAACAATCACTTGAAAATCTTGAAGAGTCGAATAAAAAATTAAATGAAGCCAGAGAACAAGCAAGCGAGATAATCAATAGCTCAAAAAGAGATGCTGAATTAATTGTTATAAATTACAAAATGAGCGCTCAAAAAAAATCTGAGGAAATTCTTAAAAAAGCCCAATTAGAAATCAAGAGAAAAGAAGAAGAGTTTCTTAGAACATCAAGAGAAGAAATAATTGATGCAGCTACTATCATTGCTAAGAAAATATTGATTAAAGAAATTGATAGCAACTACGAAAAAAAAATCATCGATGACATCAGTTTTGATTCAGAAAAATAA
- the atpA gene encoding F0F1 ATP synthase subunit alpha, producing MALKNKDISSIIKERIRNYKIEKINDEVGKVISIGDGIALVSGLKNVKNGELIIFNESVYGLTLNLEIDYIGVAILGNDTLLKEGDEAKRTFEVISIKVGPEILGRVINALGEPIDGKGEIDSEIHRQIFRVAPGVMARESVNEALSTGILAIDSMIPIGKGQRELIIGDRQTGKTAIAIDAIINQKGKNVKCIYVAIGQKNSTVAQIVRKLENHGAMEYTSVVSASASELSPMQYLAPYTGVTIAEEFMETGQDVLIVYDDLSKHAVAYRTLSLLLRRPPGREAYPGDVFYLHSQLLERAAKVNKENGGGSITALPIIETQQGDISAYIATNVISITDGQIFTKESLFNSGQRPAIDVGFSVSRVGSSAQISAMKEVTSSLKLQLAQYNEMLAFSQFGSDLDDSTKAILENGSKIYEILKQDQYSPIDQYTQVILFLAIKQNLINPIPLEYISKFKKAIIHKFNKDAKALNLKTLIRNDKKLSTKLRNEITKIIIEEIKNITKSIANYNPKDHRPIPEEYAKLVESK from the coding sequence ATGGCATTAAAAAATAAAGACATCTCATCAATTATTAAAGAAAGAATTAGAAATTATAAAATTGAAAAAATCAATGATGAAGTTGGAAAAGTCATTTCTATTGGAGATGGAATTGCTCTTGTTTCAGGTCTTAAAAACGTCAAAAATGGTGAGCTAATAATTTTTAATGAAAGTGTTTATGGTTTAACTTTAAATCTTGAAATTGACTATATTGGAGTTGCTATTTTAGGTAATGATACTTTACTAAAAGAAGGTGATGAGGCCAAAAGAACTTTTGAAGTTATTTCTATTAAAGTAGGTCCAGAAATTCTTGGTAGAGTCATTAATGCACTAGGAGAGCCAATTGATGGAAAAGGTGAAATTGACTCAGAAATTCATAGACAAATTTTTAGAGTAGCCCCAGGGGTTATGGCTCGTGAGAGTGTTAATGAAGCTCTTTCAACTGGTATTTTAGCAATTGACTCAATGATTCCAATTGGTAAAGGTCAAAGAGAGCTTATCATAGGAGATAGACAAACCGGAAAAACAGCTATTGCAATTGATGCCATAATTAACCAAAAAGGTAAAAATGTTAAATGTATTTATGTAGCTATTGGACAAAAAAATTCAACAGTTGCTCAAATTGTTAGAAAACTTGAAAATCATGGCGCTATGGAATATACTAGCGTTGTTAGTGCTAGTGCAAGTGAGCTTAGTCCTATGCAATATTTAGCTCCTTATACAGGAGTAACTATTGCTGAGGAGTTCATGGAAACTGGCCAAGATGTTTTAATTGTCTATGATGATCTTTCAAAACATGCTGTTGCATATAGAACTCTTTCTCTACTTTTAAGAAGGCCCCCTGGAAGAGAGGCCTATCCTGGAGATGTTTTTTATCTTCACTCTCAACTTCTTGAAAGAGCAGCTAAAGTTAACAAAGAAAATGGAGGAGGCTCAATTACTGCCCTTCCAATAATTGAAACTCAGCAAGGTGATATTTCGGCTTATATTGCTACCAATGTTATTTCAATTACTGATGGTCAAATCTTTACTAAAGAATCACTTTTTAACTCAGGACAAAGACCTGCCATCGATGTTGGTTTTTCAGTTTCAAGGGTTGGCTCAAGTGCCCAAATAAGTGCTATGAAAGAAGTTACTTCTTCATTAAAACTTCAATTGGCTCAATATAATGAAATGCTTGCTTTTTCTCAATTTGGCTCTGATCTTGATGATTCAACTAAAGCTATTTTGGAAAATGGATCTAAAATTTATGAAATTTTAAAACAAGATCAATATAGCCCAATTGATCAATATACTCAAGTTATTTTATTTTTAGCTATTAAACAAAATTTAATTAACCCAATTCCTCTTGAGTATATATCTAAATTTAAAAAAGCTATCATCCATAAATTTAACAAAGATGCCAAAGCTTTAAATCTAAAAACTCTTATTAGAAATGATAAAAAATTATCAACTAAATTAAGAAATGAAATTACTAAAATCATTATTGAAGAGATTAAAAACATTACTAAGTCAATTGCCAATTACAATCCAAAAGACCACCGTCCAATTCCTGAAGAATATGCTAAATTAGTTGAAAGTAAATAA
- the atpH gene encoding ATP synthase F1 subunit delta has product MIDNHYVQSSAKALSQIAFEEKKEKLFLNQLFIIKNIFSYNPEVVEYLASGSIKLENKKKFIEEIFDLIEPLILNFLLMAVENNKIKYLDNIFLKAILTINKKLNIENGIIYTTLKLSDKKLLEIEKKLSVFLKKEVKLLNLIDKELISGYEIQVGDFKQRNNVASWIDQMALSIKKGD; this is encoded by the coding sequence ATGATTGACAATCACTATGTGCAAAGCAGTGCAAAGGCTTTAAGTCAAATTGCCTTTGAAGAAAAAAAAGAAAAACTATTTTTGAATCAACTTTTTATTATCAAAAATATTTTTTCTTACAACCCTGAAGTAGTTGAATATTTAGCTAGTGGTTCAATTAAACTTGAAAACAAGAAAAAATTCATTGAAGAAATTTTTGATTTAATTGAACCTTTAATTTTAAATTTTTTATTAATGGCAGTTGAAAATAACAAAATTAAATACCTTGACAATATATTTTTAAAGGCAATTCTTACCATTAATAAAAAACTTAACATTGAAAATGGGATCATCTACACAACCTTAAAACTCTCTGATAAAAAACTATTGGAAATTGAAAAAAAACTATCAGTTTTTTTGAAAAAAGAAGTAAAACTTTTAAATTTAATTGACAAAGAACTAATTTCAGGCTATGAAATCCAAGTTGGCGATTTTAAACAAAGAAACAATGTGGCCTCATGAATTGACCAAATGGCACTATCAATTAAAAAAGGAGACTAA
- a CDS encoding deoxycytidylate deaminase, translated as MEKEKIIDWDEYFMLLAKVSSLRSKDPNTRVGACIINDKKRVIALGYNGMPLGNDFFPWSKDAENEKDKKYAYVIHAELNAILNTTTLLENAVLYTTLFPCSNCAKTITQTGIKEIVYEQDFYHDTEDAWISRKIFKESSIKTRQIKQINIEIK; from the coding sequence ATGGAAAAAGAAAAAATTATTGATTGAGATGAATATTTTATGCTTTTGGCTAAAGTTAGTTCACTAAGATCAAAAGACCCCAATACAAGAGTTGGAGCTTGTATTATTAATGACAAAAAAAGAGTTATAGCCCTTGGCTACAACGGAATGCCTTTAGGAAATGATTTTTTTCCTTGATCAAAAGATGCAGAAAATGAAAAAGATAAAAAATATGCCTATGTCATCCACGCTGAATTAAATGCTATTTTAAATACAACAACTCTTCTAGAAAATGCAGTTCTTTATACAACTCTTTTTCCTTGTTCAAATTGTGCAAAAACAATAACTCAAACTGGAATTAAAGAAATTGTCTATGAACAAGATTTTTATCATGATACAGAAGATGCTTGAATTAGTAGAAAAATCTTTAAAGAAAGCAGCATTAAAACAAGACAAATTAAACAAATAAATATTGAAATAAAATAA
- the atpE gene encoding ATP synthase F0 subunit C — protein MENIISLLALKNDPASATTGAGLVAVGAGLASIGNFGTGLGQGLSAGRAAEAVGRNPEAIKKIRSLMIIGMAISESASLYSFIIAILLVFVY, from the coding sequence ATGGAAAATATAATTTCATTACTTGCTTTAAAAAATGACCCAGCTAGTGCAACAACTGGAGCTGGATTAGTTGCAGTAGGAGCTGGGCTAGCTTCTATTGGTAACTTTGGTACAGGACTAGGACAAGGACTTTCGGCTGGAAGAGCGGCTGAGGCTGTTGGAAGAAACCCTGAAGCTATTAAAAAAATTAGATCTTTAATGATTATTGGTATGGCAATTAGTGAATCAGCTTCACTATATTCATTTATTATTGCTATTTTATTAGTGTTTGTTTACTAA
- a CDS encoding F0F1 ATP synthase subunit A translates to MKMFLSAQSEPKNKNPSFTTSLWSWEHPQLFSLFITTLIIIIISLVVYFKVRKQNYKEVPKGVVLIAEEYVGAFQSTFDDASENKLKRSGAYFFSLITFLLIGNLISLIGLEPIVTSYSVPLTLALISWIGITVFKFANRKVKIIFNIINPLDLIGHFIPLLSLSVRIFGNIIGGSTVVFLFYTFLGYLWGQISGSQNQLLVLAPFFTPLFHLYFDLFGAIIQAYVFTLLSIVYWSSEIDEKELRKKQSKFNFSKKIFSFSQLKRKQNKI, encoded by the coding sequence ATGAAAATGTTTCTTAGTGCTCAAAGTGAGCCAAAAAACAAAAATCCAAGCTTTACAACAAGCCTATGATCTTGAGAACATCCACAGTTGTTTTCACTTTTTATTACAACTTTAATCATCATTATTATTTCTCTTGTAGTTTATTTTAAAGTTAGAAAACAAAACTATAAAGAAGTACCCAAAGGAGTTGTTTTAATTGCTGAAGAATATGTTGGAGCTTTTCAATCAACCTTTGATGATGCAAGTGAAAATAAATTAAAAAGATCAGGAGCTTATTTTTTCTCTTTAATTACTTTTTTATTAATAGGAAATTTAATCTCTTTAATTGGATTAGAGCCAATTGTAACTTCTTATTCAGTTCCACTAACTTTGGCCCTTATTTCATGAATTGGAATTACTGTTTTTAAATTTGCAAATAGAAAAGTAAAAATTATTTTTAACATCATTAATCCATTAGATTTAATAGGTCATTTTATACCGCTTCTTTCACTTTCTGTTCGTATTTTTGGAAACATCATAGGTGGAAGTACTGTTGTGTTTTTGTTTTACACTTTTTTAGGTTATCTTTGAGGCCAAATTAGTGGAAGTCAAAATCAACTTTTAGTATTGGCACCATTTTTTACACCTTTATTTCACTTGTATTTTGACCTTTTTGGCGCCATTATCCAAGCTTATGTCTTTACATTACTATCAATTGTTTATTGATCAAGCGAAATTGATGAAAAAGAACTAAGAAAAAAACAAAGTAAATTTAACTTTTCTAAAAAAATATTTTCTTTTTCACAATTAAAAAGGAAACAAAATAAAATTTAA
- a CDS encoding phosphopentomutase, protein MVKKFKNVFMIVADSMGIGKDQKQESFGDNGANTFLHVWQNYDLQIPNLKKLGIEALVSLKDKNEDLKPQAYVGKIFAKSNAKDTLAGHWEMMGIQTKVANPNFIEKGFPDELIKELEKAFDGRKIIGNENASGTEILKRLAHREIENNEIIVYTSPDSTLQICGHEEHMGLENLYRYAKAARQICSSKSIWNVARVIARPYVGQNGSYTRTFNRHDYANKPSETLLNSLQKAKIQTIAVGKINDIFVGQAIDKVYPPASDVENMDVAIEIAKTKKENQFVFVNLVEFDSHYGHRRDVIGYGKNIDSFDKKLGELLEVLSDDDLLIITADHGNDPTFPGSSHTREALPLIVYSKAFKNPSYLKTLLGLGTSGNIVARNFGLKTIETGEDIWDKLK, encoded by the coding sequence ATGGTTAAAAAATTTAAAAATGTTTTTATGATAGTAGCTGATTCTATGGGAATTGGAAAAGACCAAAAGCAAGAGAGCTTTGGAGATAATGGGGCAAACACGTTTTTACATGTTTGACAAAATTATGATCTTCAAATACCTAATCTAAAAAAATTAGGTATTGAAGCTCTTGTGAGTTTAAAAGATAAAAATGAAGATCTTAAACCACAGGCTTATGTTGGAAAAATCTTTGCAAAATCAAATGCAAAAGACACCCTAGCTGGTCATTGAGAAATGATGGGAATTCAAACAAAAGTGGCAAATCCCAATTTTATTGAAAAAGGCTTTCCTGATGAGCTAATTAAAGAACTAGAAAAAGCCTTTGATGGAAGAAAAATTATTGGCAATGAAAATGCAAGTGGAACTGAAATTTTAAAAAGATTGGCTCATAGAGAAATAGAAAATAATGAAATTATTGTCTATACTTCCCCTGATTCAACTTTACAAATTTGTGGCCATGAAGAGCACATGGGACTTGAAAATCTCTATCGCTATGCAAAAGCTGCAAGACAAATTTGTTCTTCAAAAAGCATTTGAAATGTAGCTAGAGTAATAGCTCGGCCCTATGTTGGACAAAACGGAAGTTATACAAGAACTTTTAATCGTCATGACTATGCAAATAAACCTTCTGAAACTCTTTTAAACTCACTTCAAAAAGCAAAAATTCAAACAATAGCAGTTGGTAAAATCAATGACATTTTTGTAGGACAAGCAATAGATAAAGTCTATCCTCCAGCTAGTGATGTTGAAAATATGGATGTGGCCATTGAAATTGCAAAAACTAAAAAAGAAAATCAATTTGTTTTTGTTAACTTAGTTGAATTTGACTCACACTATGGACATAGAAGAGATGTAATTGGATATGGAAAAAACATTGACTCTTTTGATAAAAAATTAGGAGAGCTTCTTGAAGTTTTAAGTGATGATGATCTATTAATAATTACAGCAGATCATGGAAATGATCCAACTTTTCCAGGATCAAGTCATACTAGAGAGGCTCTTCCATTAATTGTTTATTCAAAAGCATTTAAAAATCCTAGCTATTTAAAAACTCTTTTGGGACTAGGCACAAGTGGAAATATTGTTGCAAGAAACTTTGGTTTAAAAACTATTGAAACTGGTGAGGATATTTGAGATAAACTAAAATAA